The genomic interval GCGATTCCAGGGCATCGAAGACCGACCGCCTCCgtccggcgaggagggcggccGTCCGAGTCCGCTGCGTCAGCAGCCCTCCGGCTACCGATACATGTACCATCCCCTCCCTCCTACCACTTTGTTTGTGGTATTTTCCAAGCTGCTCACTGCCGCTTAGGTTTTTGCTGTACTAGTTATCGGTTGTCATGATATTGCCTCGGCCGATGCTATCACCCGCTTTTCTCTAATCATCGCAGCTATTGATCCTGCGCTGATGTTGCTTTATTTGGACTTGATTGATTCTAACACTGACACTGTAGACTGTACACTGTAGTTGTGAGTTTACTAAAAGTTTCGGCTTTCGTTTTGAAGCTTTCAAGACGAAGGTGCCGCGCAATGCCAATATGGCCAAGCTCCAAGCAGGCTATCTGTTTCCTGAGGTCTGTTTCGTTCCCATCATTTCCTCTATATCCTTTCCCCCGTCCTTTATTCATGCTGTATATTGAAATTGCATTTTTGATATTGGTTTGTTGCCAACTGCGGAGCAGATTGCCAGGAGAAGAACAGCTCATCTGCTGAAGTATCCTGATGCGAAGATTATAAGCCTTGGGATCGGTGACACTACAGAGCCCATTCCAGACGTTATAACTAATGCCATGGCAGAGGCACGTCGTTACTCTTGATATAACAAACACCTGTTGTTAGGCTTTAGACTATGTATACTGCAGTTTGACAATAACATAGCCAAATTtcgtatagataaaaaaatgctCTGTATTGCATGACTCACAGTTCTTAAGTGTAAATGATTCAGTCAGAGAGTCTGTGTATCTTCCCAGGAAACTAAGAAAACAAACTTTTGCATTTATTGTACTATATTtctttcaaataaaaacaaactttTGCATTTATTGTACTATATTTCTTTCAAATAAAACCTGTTCTTTGatgggtctatttataaatgcAGAGAGCACATGCTTTATCCACAGTTGATGGTTATAGCGGTTATGGAGCTGAACAGGGTGAAAAGGTATGGTTGTCCCTTTACTAGCATTTTCTGCCAAATGCCAACACATCAGCATTCAGTTGACAACCTGACAGAGCTGATATTTGGTCACAAAGTTGTACATAACTATTTTTGCAtcatatatgattttaaaatctCTGTAGACTTTTCTAAAATGATCGAGCAGGATAGATGTTGTGCTAATCCATGAGGTTCAGTAACACCTTAGGGCATGCATCTGCTGATCTGGTTTATGGAGTAACTGTTTATTGAAATATAAGCTTCTTGCACTAAAAGTTGTCACAAGGATCAAACGTTTGCCACATTTGCTTGATTGGTGGATGCTTACTTTTCTTGTACTGCCCCATTCAAATGCATTACTCTTGACATTGCATATATTAGATACTTTATCGTAAACTGTTTATGCTCATCATCATGAAATGATACTGTAATTGTTTGCACAGAAACTAAGGGCGGCTATTGCTGCAACCTACTATGCAGATCTTGGTATTGAAGAGACGGATATATTTGTCTCTGATGGTGCGAAATGTGACATTTCTCGTCTGCAGGTTCGAAAATAATCTTATCCGACACTTCCAGTTTACCACCATGCTTTCATATCCCTTACATCTTCCAATTTTCCAGGTTCTCTTTGGATCTAATGTGAAGATTGCAGTTCAAGACCCATCATATCCTGTATGAAGATTCTtcaattttcctttttgtatTTATGATTCCATTCTTAAGTTATACTTACGGCCATATGCTCCGTTTTGATAGGCGTATGTTGATTCAAGTGTTATCATGGGGCAAACTGGCTTATATCAGGAGGATGTTCAGAAGTATGGAAATATCGAATACATGAGATGCAGCCCTGAAAATGGATTTTTCCCTGATCTGTCAAGTGTTCCACAAACAGATATAATCTTCTTCTGTTCACCCAACAATCCTACCGGTGCTGCTGCAACACAGGATCAGTTAACAAAACTAGTCAAATTTGCGAAGGACAATGGATCCATCATAGTCTATGATTCTGCCTATGCTATGTACATATCAGATGACAGCCCAAAATCAATCTTTGAGATTCCTGGAGCAAAGGAGGTAAGCTGTGTTTCAGGATTTAAGTCCTTACCACATTAGGAATTTTAGGTTGTCTTATAATTGGATCTGTGCAAATACTTAAATCAGCACCTGTCACTTGTTTTCTTGGCTGTAGGTTGCTATTGAAACAGCATCTTTCTCCAAATATGCTGGATTCACTGGTGTGCGTTTGGGTTGGACTGTGGTTCCTAAGGAGCTCCTTTTCTCAGATGGGCATCCAGTTGCTAAAGATTTCAACCGCATAGTCTGCACTTGCTTTAATGGTGCATCAAACATTTCTCAAGCCGGTGGTTTAGGTTGCCTATCTCCAGAGGGTCTAAAGGTAGtgtatcagttttttttttttaaaaaaatattcatggtTCTTTGTCGATGTTTCATTTGATCTTCTCTTTTTCCCATACAGGCCATGAGTGACGTTGTTGGCTTCTACAAggaaaatactaaaattatcGTAGATACATTTACATCACTTGGATTCAACGTCTACGGAGGTGATAATGCTCCATATGTGTGGGTCCACTTCCCTGGCCGTAATTCTTGGGATGTATTTGCTGAAATCCTTGAGAAGGCGCATGTGGTTACTACTCCTGGAAGTGGATTTGGACCTGGTGGGGAAGGCTTTGTAAGGGTCAGCGCATTTGGGCACAGAGAGAACATAATTGAGGCTGCAAGACGACTGAAGGAGCTGTACAAGTGAGCAGTGGCGCAGGGCCTTTATATTCTCCATCCCTGGAGAATCCATATCAATAAAACCCAGCAGAACTGGAATACAAAATTTACTCTGTTGGTTTATCAGTAGATCTTAGAACTGAAACTTACAGTTTGGATATTCAGAACTTCGCTTGTTCACCCCTGATGCATCTGAACGAATCATAAGCAACctcatatttttacttttgtttatgcttataagccaaaatttaattttctaatattaaatttagatttaatcttgaggtttttatcgtaatttattttttagcatttgtttttgatcgctaagaactcatataaaaattgtatttataaattattttttatttgcaaatatgtttttttttttccaaacgaTGGCCACCACACCAGGCTTATTTATATCCTCGTCGGAAGTTCGGTCGTACTCTCTGCTTTGTCACTGCCGTACAAGGCCCTGGATGCATTGAAACGTTAGGCACACTGActgcaacaaaaacaaaagaagagaACATTGCTAATATCaacttaacattttttttctcctcttgtGCGGGAGTATGATGCTATTACTCTATTTTACCAGACTACCAGTGTAAAAGTATCGAATCAAATATCAATTGTACTCGGCTACCTAGATGCTAGAGAAGAGAATTCATTGGAGAACGAACTCCATCTATGAGCATGGAGAGAAGCAAATCGTTGACTACCCCTGGTCAGATACTTAGGTGGTGTTCAGatcgagaaaatttttggaagaagtgtcacgtcaaatatttgaccggatgtcgaaaggggtttttggtcataaatgaaaaaacgaatttcacgactagcCTAGAAAacacaagacgaatcttttgagcctaattaatccgtcattagaacatattggtactgtagcacttatggttaatcataggctaattaggctcaaaaaattcgtctcaagattttttccataactatgcaattagttttttgattcatctatgttgaatgttttatttagatgtccaaaaatttgatgtgatgtttttggaaaaaattttgagaactacACAAGGCCTTACACGATGTTAACGCACTGACCATGTGATATGATTCAAAAAGATTCATATGGCATTTCCCAGATCTACAGCTGAGCTGGTATTCACACGGTACGCaccaaaaattgaaaaataccattttcaCAGACTCGGTTACAGTATCACCATCAGTGTGCATAAATTCTGCCGAAGAAATGCTCTACTTCATTGCACTCAACACAGCTTCCTCAGTGACAAAATCTCAGTTTTGTAGGTTGATTGAGAAACAATCTCCTTAGCTATCAAACTGTAATATTCACTAGAGAACAGCTAAAAATGCAGAGGACGTTTCTGTGCAAAGACAGGTTGAGGAGTATTTGACATCACAACAGGCTGCTTGCAAAAGAACAGTTAAACGACTCGATTGTACTACCTACGTACGACTGAAACACTGTAACTATTGATTAGACAAAGAGGATCATACGACTAAAACAATTGGGTCGTACATACCTCTCGGATGATTGATTCGTATGCATAGCAATTAGAGGCTGGTTACTAGCATCCCTGACATTACACAGTTGAGAATACTGGCGACAATAATCATTTTCCTAATTGCAGGATGCTGACTTGAATACCAGTTACAGGGACATACAACACAAACAAGTTTACATCAATCCACCAATACAGATGACAGCTGATGAATTGATATATTGCATCAAGCCCCCAATGATTTAAACAAAAGATGGATAAcgattcaaacaaaaaaaatggataacGATGAAGCTATGACCAAATAGGACTATAGAAACTGAAAAGTAGATTACATCCAGACCACTTTGGGGAGCTCCGAGCCTCTCATATATGACAAACTGGATATCTTGCTACCCAACTACCACTAATAGAGGCCGAGAACCATATCCTTCTGAAGGCACCAATAAGCACATGAATAATTCTTTGGAGGTAGACATAACCAAACACTTGtgacaaaagaaaatctatACCATTCCTTGAATATCACCGAAAGAAAACTATTCGTCAAATAAGAAATAGgaaattctatagaaatatatagtgGTGATCAAAGAGTTCCCTTCACTAACTCAATTTCTAAGTGTGAGACAACTTATTATGCCAGCAATAAACATAACATTGTCTTCCTAATATCACATTACAACATAGATATCCATCCTTTGATGTTTGATCCCAACCAATACTCCATTGTCAACCCAAGTCTAcaaaaagaacattttttaagatttagaCCCAAAAGGATCAAGAACGAACAAAATAACGCGTGGAATTGTAATctaattatcatttatcacGTAGTAGTAGTCTTCATGGCCTTGAATGCTGGGTGAAGCAACCCTAGTTCATCCTTGACCTGAAGTGGGTTGCTAGTCTCATTCCTGATCCTCTTCACCTTCCTGCTTCCAAGCGACTTGTGTGTAAACCCATACATTTGCAATATCTGATTATCCCCAAAATTGAAAGCACGCTCCATCTGCTTGAGGCACCTCTCCACTGGGTAATCCCCAAACTTCCCACACGGCTTGCATCCGACAAAGTGAGTGACCAGAGGCCACCGGTGATCACCAAGCCCTGGATGGTAATTCTCGAGCATCTCCTCATACCTATCAACCAAGATGCCCCAATATCCATGGAGGTAATACCCATTCTCAAGGTACACCTTGTCACCCCATTTCTCACGCTCTGTGGCAAGGATATATACCATAGCTGACTGATCATCGGCCTCGAACACCGGCCGATCCTTCAAGAACTTGGTCAAAACCTTACCGGCCTCAATACGGACAGGGCCCTTTGGTCCCATCGGTGCCCATGTATCAAGGAAATCGAGTGACCATTGACAGTTGCGCAGCAAGAAGCTGCCTGTGTTGAGCCCAATCCAGTTATGGTCGTCGTAGACCATCTCATCCCAGCCGTGCATGATAAGGTTGTAAGGGCCGTATCGCTCCCACGGCAGTTCGAATGCCATGTCAGAGAACATGGCGTCTGAGTCCATCCACCAGAGGAACTCGATCTCCGGGTGCGcgaggagcagagcgcggaGGAGCGGGAGCTTAGCCCAGAAGCCGGCCATCTCCGCGTCGAGCAGCGCCATGTTGTAGAAGATCTCGAGGCCGTGGACGCGGCAGTAGTCCATCTTGTTCTTGATGGACTTGAGGAGGTAGTGGTCGCCGACGGGGTTCTCGCACGGCTTGGGTGAGGAACCCGTGACGAGCAGCACCCGCGGCTTGACGTCGTTGAGGAAGGGCGGTGTCtccgggtggcggcggtgccACGCGGCCCGCTGCTCGTCCCAGTCGGAGATCTTGGGGCCCAGCGTGTAGGGCGGGTCCCTGAGCGACCTCGGCGGCGGGTCCGGCTCGTCGTCCCGCTCGGCAGCCCGcccggaggacgacgacgaggaggagcccCTGGACAGCGCGTCGTGGTGCTCCGCCAGCGCGCGGTGCGGGTGCGAGATGAAGCGGTGGCGGAGCTCGATGAGGTCCTGCTGCGGCGTGCCGAACTTGCCGGCCCCGACTGTGCcgcggaggacgacgacggtgagcAGCAGGCACACCACGGTGAGCTTGGCGTTCCGCGCGAACCGCTGGATCTGCCGCATCCGCCGCTCCCCCACCACCTGCTCCGCCACCCACATTTTCcccacctctcctcctccgatcCCCCGCCGATCAAACAAACCCTCCTCACTCCTccccccaacccaacccaaaaaTCACTACAACAAAATGCGGGCGAGCAATCACCCGTAAACCGCGTCCGTCCCCtacgtcgacggcggcggcggcggggcggagtggtggaggaggaggaagaagccgAGGAGGTCTTGAACCCCGGAAGTGGACGCGGATTAATAAGACaagggcgaggcgaggcgaggcgagggcgagggcgagggcgaggcgaggcgagtgTGCCGCGCACGTTGGGTGGCGCCGGCCTCGGAGAGCGGATTGCGGTGGCTGTCTGAGCGATCGATCGGGAGGCGAAATGGAAGGGGGGAAATCTGGGGAGACGCGAAATCGGAATCGAAATCGAATCGACCCCTCGCCGCTGCGacggaaggaggaggaggaggcggcggcggtcgcggTAAAAAATGGAAGGGAATAATAAggcataaattttttttccaaaaacatctcatcgaatttttgacatctaaataaaatattaaatataaataaaccaaaaaactaattgcacagttacggaagaaatcttgagacgaatcttttgagcctaattagtccatgattagccatgagtgctatagtaaccaacatgtgctaatgacgaattaattaggctcaaaagattcatctcacggttttcaggctagccgtgaattcgttttttcgttcgtGTCAAAAATCTCTTCCGACCttcgatcaaatatttaacataaaattttgtaaatcTAAACGCCAACTAATCCGAATAGCCACGCGAGCCGAGATTGCGATGCttccacccctctctctcctgtcGCTAATTCTACGGGCCGCGTGGGGTCACTGACCGGTGAGGCCCAGCGGGCTCCGGATGGTAATTACGCTGGCCCCGCTCGGTTTCACCAAACCCCCTCCCCGGTGAAAATGTGAAAACGTggggggagagaaaagaaccGGTGGCGTCCAGTTGGAGGCCAGCGCGTCGCGAGGCACATGACGCGGTGACTTTCTCCAACGTTTAAACACGCGTCCCCATCAACAGCCGtgccgcaccaccaccaccaacgcGCAAAGGAAGCCGGCCGTCCTCCCTCCGCATCGCTGATTAGTGGGCCATGGCGTCGGTGCCTGCCCCGCGTGTCATCGGCGTCGTACGTGTTGGGGCGACGTGTAGCGGCTCCCGGAGCTGGAGCTGTCGCCGCTGTCGGTCGAGGAGCTTCTTTAACTGTTGTCCCGGTTTTCCCCGGCGCGTGATGGCCACGGCCATAACTATGTTTTTAGGATTATAAACTGCTCTGTTCGTTCTaccttttataatttaaatcctTTATTAAAATGTAAGaattgtttatacttattataatattatttattatatcaattaattatattttattttttcttatttattctCACCCTCTTGCTTAatccttatttattaaaagttaTTATAGTCTTGTCTTAAAATGCGGATATAGTATATATCATGTATAAGGTACTTtcacatctaaaaatataataataaacctAGATTAGACTTTTATTTTACTACTGTGAATCGATTTAATCTCTACGCAAATCCATAGTACTGGATGTCGTATAATCTAGCATGCATTACATATTTGGGACTTGTTTGAAAGAGCTCTCTcggctgtatttttttttcagaagctGCTTCTGTCAGAACCTGTCCAAACGattcacagcttctgagaatttgtAGTAAcatattctgaaaaataaactaagaatccagaatctggagaagctgggtttagaagcttttccagattcgcAGAAGCTGCCTACCAAGCagttgcttctcagaatctaaactCCCTCAAACAGGCTCTTGGACTCTAtcattttcgcaaaaaattaaccaatccattcattatttattacGCCAATCACTACAATCTTATCTTTCTACTACAATCTTATCTTTCAGACTTAATACATGCTAAATAACGTGGAAGCTACTTTCCTGTCTAAGAATATAGCAACAAAACTAGATTAGTCTTCGTTTACTACTACGAATCTAGATTTAATTTCTATCCAAATTCATATTACTGGATGATGTCTAATCTAGCATGCGTTACGAATCTGGACTATACCAGTATTgtgcaaatttataatactaTGTGATACCAAATCTTATTATAatttactatatatttattattgcaTTTTGAAACAAAGAGGTCCACTTATCTAAAAGTCCATTAGCATCGTTTTGATTATAGTTACTGTAAGcgaaacaacttatttaaaaatattttctaggcGTAACttgttatctatttaaaataaatgtcgtaaaattaactattaaaattaacttttatttttgcgAAACGATGAGGGCGCATTGGttgttccttttattttttgtttagtttgggTTGGTGAATGGCgccaaattataatttatttttttcaaccatGTGACGTCACATTGGACCTGTTTCTCTCGAAGACGCGCACTAGTACAGAACTATGGAACGCTTAAAAACAGCTAACACATATTACTCCGTCTAACAACAAACATTAAGTTTTGGTAGTTTtctcttagaaaaaaaaacactaataTATCTgcgtacatatataaaacatatatattagtcagaaataaatccaaaccagataagaaaatcttataacacGGTGATCACTCACTTTGCACTTTttgggaaaaataaaataatattaacaaacgaaaaataatttatgaataaaacttttatatatgtgttcttaggatgaaaaaaattgataaaaacaaactggaataaaaaaaccccctcaaaatcaataataaatgtatatttaaaaaatctaaatttggcttataatcttaattataagcgaaaagatggtggGACGAAACGAAGGGACGACAAACAAATAATCAGTAATCATCGCGACTGGAACGAATTTCCCAGTGGAGATGCAGATCCGATCTGACCCAGAGAGGTCGGTGCTGGAGCGAGAGACAGACAGAGCGAATTACTACCACCACTGATGGATCTCTGAGTCCGAGCCGATGGAGATTTCAGCACTGGTCTTCTTCATGGACCCTTGATCAGCGGCGATTATTGTAAAGCGGCCAGGACCGGTCGCCGTCAGCACAGGAGCGGGGGCCAGTGACGCCCAAGAACTTGTACGTATCTGGAGCAAACCTAACCAATATTAATCGAGTAAATTAACCCAGAACTAAACGCCATTTTTGTTTATCTCACATGGCCGGCCACTTGCGAGACCACGGCGTGGCCTGTCCAGTCCAGCGGTAactacacaaaaaaaaaaagagccgGTGGATCCGGCTCTCTCCAGTCTCCACTACAACCTCGTATCTTTccagccgatcgatcgatcgatcgataccTCCCGTGCTCTGGCTGCTCGCCACATGCTTCCGCCCGCGTGCGCCGTATCATTGCGAGCTGCAAAAGCGGGCAGAGCCAACAACGCCAACGCGCGTGcgctttctcttttttcttcgcgagctcgccggccgtgGAATCGGCAAGCAAACATGGtggcgtcgcgtcgcgtcgaTACTTGGCTTGTCTCTGGCACTCGGCTTATCGAGGACGACGGGGGGAAAAGGCAGCACATTGGCATGTTCCCGGTGGTGGCGAGTGGTAGTGAACATGGGCAGAAACAGGGGTCGTGCTTGCCATCGTGCAGGCATCACGCGCGGCTGCAGAACGCAGCGGTCGAACTTTGGGAAGACGTGCAACCACGACCAGACCGGGCAACCAGCCAATCAAACAACGGCCGCGACAAGTTTGCACATGGAGAACAGGACAATTTGGCTAATAAGTAGCTCGCCAGTGGTACATCGGGCTGAAAACCTCCATGCGGAATTCGATCAGGACGACTAACAGATCAGTATAATATTACATCGTGACTGGAATGTATCCACATAAAACTATGGAACGTATTAACCATTTTTTCAACCGATAGAAAATGTATTGTCTGTAGTGTCCGCACTGAATGAAAATGGCCACGAAGAAAACTGGAAAAATATGGTTTTCCCCATCTGACCATACAACCAAATTGCCAAATCGGAGTACAGATCTTTtctgaaaacaaatatagatttttaactcaaaCTTAAGATATAATAATGAAATGGCATGGTGGTGACCACAAGGAGCACGTCTATTTGTTACCAAATGCACTAGATGGACCCTAGTTGCTTATATAGACCAAAGTCATTGTAGCGAGCACAGAGCATTGGGACCACGGCCCTACACTGCTCAACATTGCACGACCAACTGACCTGGAATCATCGAAGCCACAGCCCACTATAAAATCTCCAGTAGCGAAAACAAAACTATCTTGTCCTGAGCAGTTTAGCACCCATCTTGAAGTCAAAGTGTGAGCAGAAGATCTCTACCAGCTCCCTATAAACACGAGAACATGGTGTTGCGTCACTTGAAGGAGTTATCCAACCTATTCTTAGCATAGTGCAGACTACCACAGCCACAAGCCACACGCCAGCTAAGAGGAGCCTATCCAACATATTACCAGGCAGAGGGACCAAGCAACTGAGCTATcaacttaaaagaaaatgtcacATGATAAGTTTTTTTGGGGGTGCTCTTTGTCCAGGCAGTAATATCAGTAATCACACAAATATACAAGTCTGATAGCTCCCCTACATAAACAATAGCATCCCTAAATGATCAATTGATATCCAAATTTTACAATTTCACTGCAGCAATTGCTACTTCACTagttttgggaaaaaaatgtgtGTAAGTGTGCTTCATGCAGTTCTCACTTCTCACTGCTTGGAAGATCCTATCACCAAAGTATATCATTATGGTCATGGGTGAAACCAAAGTATATCATTATGGTCATGGGTGAACTAGTTGAAATTATCTGCATTTCTGATGCAAAATTCACTGTTTACCAAGAATACTGCACAAACAGTAAACAGAGGATACACACAAACATGTGAACTTTTCCATCTTTGTGGACTGCTAAGCCTAAATGCACACTTGAGGAAAAATGCATGCAGAGCACTTAATAGCCTACAACAGAAAAACAGATGGAGATGCTCCAAACCTGTAGGGCATTAGAAAGCTTACTCTGTGGAATAAATAATCCATAAACATTATCATGGTCTTGTGGTTGTTGTAGGGTATAACTGAACCCATGCAAATTCCTCCATGTAGCTGACACTTTGATTGCATGATCCTTGACATGTGTACACAACAACTGTTGCCCAATCAAGAGAGTCTGGTTCATTTTTCACACCAAAGTAATAAAGCAGCTGCGGCATTATCTGCACATACACAATACAGTGATATGTAAGCATGTCGCAGTGTGAAAAGGGCAGTTGGATGTCCAACTCACCTTACACCcagggggtggtggtggggctTCATTGACTAAGCAAAAGATATGCGCAATAGTTTCAACTGATGggatttgaaagaaaaatagcaaACTCAGCACAAAGGCTGCATAGGTAATTTGAAAATCTCAATAGGATTATTTTTTGCAGGGTATGAATTCCTGCTAAACTATGGTTATTGGAAAGAATATACCAGCAGCAAATCAATGAGAGCCATGCCATGCATATGTTGCCACAGTTTGGCCTAGTAATCGGAACTGGTTAACATCAGTAGAGCTAGTGGTCATTAC from Oryza brachyantha chromosome 3, ObraRS2, whole genome shotgun sequence carries:
- the LOC102716765 gene encoding probable xyloglucan 6-xylosyltransferase 1; amino-acid sequence: MWVAEQVVGERRMRQIQRFARNAKLTVVCLLLTVVVLRGTVGAGKFGTPQQDLIELRHRFISHPHRALAEHHDALSRGSSSSSSSGRAAERDDEPDPPPRSLRDPPYTLGPKISDWDEQRAAWHRRHPETPPFLNDVKPRVLLVTGSSPKPCENPVGDHYLLKSIKNKMDYCRVHGLEIFYNMALLDAEMAGFWAKLPLLRALLLAHPEIEFLWWMDSDAMFSDMAFELPWERYGPYNLIMHGWDEMVYDDHNWIGLNTGSFLLRNCQWSLDFLDTWAPMGPKGPVRIEAGKVLTKFLKDRPVFEADDQSAMVYILATEREKWGDKVYLENGYYLHGYWGILVDRYEEMLENYHPGLGDHRWPLVTHFVGCKPCGKFGDYPVERCLKQMERAFNFGDNQILQMYGFTHKSLGSRKVKRIRNETSNPLQVKDELGLLHPAFKAMKTTTT
- the LOC102716485 gene encoding probable LL-diaminopimelate aminotransferase, chloroplastic, with the translated sequence MATTPAAAAAAGTVSSFASPSSFSSVKASKTDRLRPARRAAVRVRCVSSPPATDTSFKTKVPRNANMAKLQAGYLFPEIARRRTAHLLKYPDAKIISLGIGDTTEPIPDVITNAMAERAHALSTVDGYSGYGAEQGEKKLRAAIAATYYADLGIEETDIFVSDGAKCDISRLQVLFGSNVKIAVQDPSYPAYVDSSVIMGQTGLYQEDVQKYGNIEYMRCSPENGFFPDLSSVPQTDIIFFCSPNNPTGAAATQDQLTKLVKFAKDNGSIIVYDSAYAMYISDDSPKSIFEIPGAKEVAIETASFSKYAGFTGVRLGWTVVPKELLFSDGHPVAKDFNRIVCTCFNGASNISQAGGLGCLSPEGLKAMSDVVGFYKENTKIIVDTFTSLGFNVYGGDNAPYVWVHFPGRNSWDVFAEILEKAHVVTTPGSGFGPGGEGFVRVSAFGHRENIIEAARRLKELYK